From the genome of Cytophagales bacterium WSM2-2:
TGATTCATTAAGGATTCAATTTCATCTGATTCGATGGGGATGTTTCGCATCAGGTCAAAATTTTCTTTTTCTCCGATCACCACATTGTTTTCCAGGCGAACACCAAAGCCCTCTTCCTTGATGTAAATCCCGGGCTCGATCGTCCACACACTTCCCACTTGAACATTGTCGTGCATATTGCCTACATCGTGAACGTCCAGGCCGAGCATATGTGATGTGCCGTGATAAAAATATTTACGGAAAGCAGGACTGTCCGGATTCTGGTTTTTGATGTCGGTATCAGAAATCAGTTTTAATTTCTTTAACTCTGCTTCCGTGAGTTTTTCGATTTCCTTTTGGAAGTCGAAGTAAACTACAGAAGGCCGGAGCATTTTAAATGCCTCGCGCTGAATGTGCAACACTGCATTATAGACTTCTTTCTGTCGTGGTGAGAATTTTCCGTTCACCGGGATTGTCCGGGTGAGGTCGGAGTTGTAGTTCGCATATTCTGCAGCGACATCCAGTAGAATCAATTCTCCGGCTTTACATTCCTGATTATTTTCAAGATAATGGAGAACAATGTTATTCTTGCCGGAAGCAATAATCGGATTGTATGCAAAGCCTTTTGATCCGTTACAAATGAATTCGTGAACGTACTCTGCTTCAATTTCATATTCTTTGACTCCAGGCTTGGTGAACTTCAATACTCTACGAAATCCTTTCTCAGTGATATCACATGCCTTTTGCATCAGGTCGATTTCCTGTTTTTGTTTTACTCTGCGTAGCTTCGACATTACCGGGGCAACTCG
Proteins encoded in this window:
- the pepP_1 gene encoding Xaa-Pro aminopeptidase; the protein is MRHASIDPQLFINNRKRLVSELKSGSLAMFNSNDTMPTNADGTMAFKQNSDLFYLTGIEQEESILLICPSFRDEKKREILFLRQPNEHLEKWYGHKLTKEEAKAISGIETVMWLEDFDATFHHMIVMGGVEFVYLNTNEHYRSEIVVETRDARFIDWCKTRYPLHNYQRVAPVMSKLRRVKQKQEIDLMQKACDITEKGFRRVLKFTKPGVKEYEIEAEYVHEFICNGSKGFAYNPIIASGKNNIVLHYLENNQECKAGELILLDVAAEYANYNSDLTRTIPVNGKFSPRQKEVYNAVLHIQREAFKMLRPSVVYFDFQKEIEKLTEAELKKLKLISDTDIKNQNPDSPAFRKYFYHGTSHMLGLDVHDVGNMHDNVQVGSVWTIEPGIYIKEEGFGVRLENNVVIGEKENFDLMRNIPIESDEIESLMNQ